The Anas acuta chromosome 1, bAnaAcu1.1, whole genome shotgun sequence genome segment ATCTCAGACACCCGTTTGACTTCAGTGGGCTTTGAGTCAGCCCTGCTACAATGGGAGTCGGCAGGGGTCTTTTCTAGCTAATGGCAGGATGAGTTTTATGCATTGTGccaaagactgttttttttcctgacctgGATTAGAGCCTGCCCTGGGAACAATGGAatgggctgcagcccagcagaaagAATTCGCTGAGCTGGCAGGGTCTGAggtttgcagagcagagcaaatgAGAGTGCATACCTGCACTTTTCTGGCATGAGGCTCAGTTTTAGGAGGGACACAGCTGGTAACCTAAAGCTTTTAAATGTACTGCTGCACTGTCCCAGCCCAAAGGTGCTGCTGCAGtcgtaaaaataaaaatccacagaCATTTAAACATTTGCAAGCAcatgcttttctgccttttgtaaCCAAAAAGATTTACCGAGGCTCTGAGAGTTCTGCACAGACCTGTTGGCACAAGAGGTCTAAATGATCTTTTGAAAGGTCTTGTTTTATTCAAGACTGGCCTTTTATGTTGAAGTAGACCACTGGATGGCTCCGGTctgtcaaattaaaaacaaaggatgTCAAAAGACTATTATCATATCAGACTTTTCAAACTCGAACAACCAGTTTTGTATTCAGAGGTTTAAATTGTCACATAGTCACCCAGACCTGTGGTTTAGGTTCACAGGTGCCTTCAGGACACCATACCTGAGATTTGCTGAGTGCCTGTAAGTCTGGGAGCTCCAGGAACTGAGCACATGTCAGGATCGTGCCGTGAAGGCTTGTATTTGGTTTTGTGCTCTGGGGACTGTAGCTGTCCCTCCTTTCACAGAAAACTTCCCACACTTGCTTTGCTAAATCGAGTTTCAGATCTTGAAGTCACAGGACTACAAGTAAAAAATATATCACTTGAATTTATTCTTCCCAGTACTCTGAAGTAGGCTTGGGCTGGATGACCCTCTTGGGAACAAATAATCCATCTGTGGGCATCTGCTAAATCCTAGAAGAGAGCTAGTGTTATCCTTGCCCACTGTCACTATCACTTGaagagtaaaaatatttttgaaaaaatgaaaaatatttttaccaaaCTCAAATTTGCATGTATAAACAAGTTGTGGACATTTTtggcattttctttctgcatagAGAGGGGAAATAGTGCTTACTGTTATAGTGTGGTGATGCTAAACACAGAATTCACTttgttaattaaataaatgcaattcCATGCCAACAGTGAAGGGGAGATCTGCTCAGTATGCaatagctgaaaacaaaaagagaaatagtAGATATGGTCGTATATCAGCTGTCCCCCTAGCTGGCTGGCTCATGAGACAGATCCTCCCCATGTTCCTAGAAAAATTTGGAACACAAAGCTTCCAGTAAGTACATTCACAGTGGTGGCATTTGGGTTTCACTGCTACATTTGGTCTTAAAAGATATCAGTTATGTTTACAGCATCAATATTACTGTAAGGAATGAGCTGGCATGTGGAAACagggaaaatgttctttttcaaatggaCATACAGGGCAAATAAGGCACAGTTACCATGATAGTACCTTTCCAGTTGAGAATCTCAAGCAGAAATAATATTCAAATGACCATTTAGCACTTTGCTTAAAATATCTTTtgattctttctctcttcttttcttttactctttttccttttcatgtgcTCCCCGTATCCTGCACCCTCATACAGTCAAATCATCTGACCTGGCCCGGCTGCTGGCTTTACTTAGCCTGCTGAGGGGTCTCATATCAGTGGCGAGTTCAGCAGGTGCTGAAGGCCCTTCCACTTCATCGctcgccacctcctcctctgctttcttcacCCCTGGCTCTTCCTGAGGTCCTGGCTGCTCCTCTTCttgttcttcctcctcctctgctcttaCCTTCTCCTGTTCCGGTTCCTTTGCTTGTGCATATGATGGTAACCTCTCATCAAATGCCCTGGAGAGATCTTCCAGTGGCCCCATCCCAATCTTCTCCTCGAACTCATTGAAGGCAGATGGAAGGGGACTGGGCTCAACTCCTACTTCTGTGAGAGGGAAATAGTGGGACACTGGCTTCTCTTCTTCTAGCAGCTTGTAGCCTTTGGCCTTGGGGATGGAGGAGACTGTGATGGCATGGAGGGGCTTCTCTGGCACCTCCCCCACCTGCTCCTCTGCTGGTCTTCTCAGAGCCCTCCGGATCCTTTTCAGGATCAGGTGACTGATCTCCACTAGGTTGAGGAAAAGGGACACAGAAGCCACCACCAGCATGAACATAATAAAAATGGTCTTCTCTGTGGGCCTGGAGACAAAACAGTCCACAAGATTGGGACAGGGCCACCGCCCACAGCGGTAAAGGGGGAGAATTCGGAAGCCATAGAGGAAATATTGGCCAACTATGAAACCCActtcaaaaagcattttgaaaatgatgtGGGAGATGTAGGTTCTTAGGAGGGTCCCCTCCAGGCGAAACTTCTTCGTCCCATCAGGGTTGTTgcctttgttttgatttggagCCAGGGGCAGCTTCTCTTCATCCACCTCAGCTTGCTGACGCCTCTCagcttcctccctctctttcctcttctcctccatgCGGACATGGTGCACCGCATGCCCAAAGTACACTAGCGAAGGCGTGGATACAAAAATGATCTGTAGGACCCAGAGCCGGATGTGGGAGATGGGGAAGGCCTCATCATAACAGACGTTCTCACAACCAGGTTGCTGGGTGTTGCACACGAAGTCTGACTGCTCATCTCCCCATACGAGTTCGGCAGCTGTCCCCAGGATCAGGATGCGGAAAATGAAGAGCACTGTGAGCCAAACTCTCCCGATGACAGTGGACTGCTCATTCACCTGCTCTAAAATGTTCCCCAAGAAACTCCAGTCACCCATTTCTTACTgtctaaggaaagaaaaaagaaagagaatgacCACAAGTTATGCTAATGTTTTCCCACTGATGCCTGTTGTTGCTTTCAACTAGTAAGTATTTCCCTAACATGctttggaaacagaaagaaggattCTTGCTTGCCCTGATCACAATGATTTATTAGCAGGAGAAGGTCTGAGAAGCCAGAGCAAACTGCTTACcaaattctttcttccttgGCTCTAAGCAGTCACTTACTTTTGAGCCAAGGAGTATATTTAACTCCTTTTCCAGATAGGAGTCTTCTGTGGTCTCTCGTAAGCTCAGTTGTGTGTGCCTGCTTAGAGTTTATACACGTACAGACACTTGCCAGCAGTACAGAAGAACACATTTATCAGCATGCAGCTGCAGCGGTTAGAAGGAGTGAAGCTTTCAAGCACCCAGGCTCTTCTTCAGCAGAGCCACACATGGGTCAAACAGATCTCAAATTGGTGCCCATCTTGTATATATACAAACCTGGACTCTCTATAGGTTGCATATATTAAACGCGCATTAGAAATCACTCTGTTAGGTAATAATAGCGATAGCAACAGCATTACTATGCAAGTAATATTTTATAGGATTAATAACTACCTTATTTACTATTTCTGCTATACAATAAACATTATATATGATATAATTATTTAGCATTATTGGAGTTACTGAATCTGCCTTTCAAGTCAGTTGTGTCACTGACATTGGAACCAACCTGGAAAGAAACACATAGATCTGACACTGGAACCTAAAATACTAGTTTCTCTGTAAAATGTGTGTTGCTATCCCAGGCTAACACAAAGATGGAAGCCAGCTACAGATATCCTATTGGAAAGTTAAGAAAGTAGTCAGTTTTCAAGAAACACAGATCAAACATTACATCCCtcaatatttttacataataaGGGGTTATGTCTGGCCAGGGCTTCATCCTATGTATCCAAAACTTCCTACTGTTTAATTTTAGGTAAGGGAAAAATCTATGAATGCGGGAATAAAGAGGAAACTTTTTAGGGATTGTCTGATTTAATATATTGCAGTAGTCTGAAGTCTCTGAGGAGTGCAGAATATTACAGTGACCCAGAAAGAGTGACTCGTGGACAGCACCAATAGAAACAGCTAACATTATT includes the following:
- the GJA8 gene encoding gap junction alpha-8 protein, encoding MGDWSFLGNILEQVNEQSTVIGRVWLTVLFIFRILILGTAAELVWGDEQSDFVCNTQQPGCENVCYDEAFPISHIRLWVLQIIFVSTPSLVYFGHAVHHVRMEEKRKEREEAERRQQAEVDEEKLPLAPNQNKGNNPDGTKKFRLEGTLLRTYISHIIFKMLFEVGFIVGQYFLYGFRILPLYRCGRWPCPNLVDCFVSRPTEKTIFIMFMLVVASVSLFLNLVEISHLILKRIRRALRRPAEEQVGEVPEKPLHAITVSSIPKAKGYKLLEEEKPVSHYFPLTEVGVEPSPLPSAFNEFEEKIGMGPLEDLSRAFDERLPSYAQAKEPEQEKVRAEEEEEQEEEQPGPQEEPGVKKAEEEVASDEVEGPSAPAELATDMRPLSRLSKASSRARSDDLTV